In a single window of the Bacteroidota bacterium genome:
- a CDS encoding tyrosine phenol-lyase, which yields MRVKKSWAEPYKIKMVELLKMTTRVEREKALEAAGFNTFLLRSKDVYIDLLTDSGTSAMSDKQWSGMMLGDESYAGSENFYHLEEVIQKYYGYKYVVPTHQGRGAENIISKIMIKPGDIIPGNMYFTTTRLHQEMAGGSFIDIIIDEAHDSQSTHPFKGNVNLRKLEQVIKKYGAEKIPYISIATSVNMAGGQPISMQNLRDLRKLTNKYKIRIIHDMTRVSENAYFIQIREKGYKNIPVRAIVKEICSLTDGATMSAKKDALVNIGGFLALNDRSLYEEASNMVVIYEGLHTYGGLAGRDMEAMAIGITESVEDNHIRARVGQVEYLGNKLIKANIPIVKPIGGHGIFLDAKKFLSHLRQIQFPAQALAAEIYLDSGVRTMERGIVSAGRNKETGENYFPELELVRLTIPRRVYTQAHMDVVAESVISVYKHRKKIKGLEMIYEPKYLRFFQAKFKPI from the coding sequence ATGAGAGTTAAGAAATCCTGGGCAGAGCCCTACAAAATAAAAATGGTCGAGCTCTTGAAAATGACGACAAGAGTTGAAAGAGAGAAAGCACTTGAAGCGGCAGGTTTCAACACCTTTTTACTGCGATCGAAAGATGTTTACATTGATTTACTGACGGATAGTGGCACTTCAGCAATGAGCGACAAGCAATGGTCGGGTATGATGTTAGGTGATGAGTCATATGCAGGGAGTGAAAACTTCTATCATCTTGAAGAAGTCATCCAGAAGTATTATGGTTATAAGTATGTTGTTCCCACACATCAGGGTCGTGGTGCGGAGAATATAATTTCCAAGATCATGATTAAGCCCGGTGACATCATTCCCGGTAACATGTATTTTACAACAACACGATTGCATCAGGAAATGGCGGGTGGTTCTTTTATAGATATAATCATTGATGAAGCACATGATTCGCAAAGCACGCACCCTTTCAAAGGAAATGTAAATCTCAGGAAACTTGAACAGGTTATTAAGAAATACGGTGCTGAAAAGATTCCATATATTTCTATTGCTACATCGGTAAATATGGCGGGCGGGCAACCGATTTCGATGCAAAATCTGCGGGACTTAAGAAAGCTTACAAATAAATATAAGATTCGCATTATACATGACATGACTCGTGTATCCGAGAACGCATATTTTATTCAGATCAGGGAAAAGGGATATAAAAATATTCCGGTCAGAGCAATTGTAAAAGAGATCTGTTCGCTGACAGATGGTGCAACGATGAGTGCTAAAAAAGATGCACTGGTTAACATTGGTGGTTTTCTTGCACTCAATGATCGGTCGTTGTATGAAGAGGCCAGTAATATGGTTGTTATTTATGAAGGACTTCATACTTATGGTGGATTAGCGGGACGTGATATGGAAGCAATGGCTATTGGTATAACAGAATCAGTAGAAGATAATCATATTCGTGCAAGAGTTGGACAGGTAGAATATTTAGGTAACAAATTAATTAAAGCAAACATTCCAATTGTGAAACCAATTGGCGGACACGGAATATTTCTTGATGCAAAAAAGTTTCTTTCGCATCTCAGGCAGATTCAATTTCCGGCGCAGGCTCTCGCAGCTGAAATTTATCTGGATAGTGGAGTAAGAACAATGGAAAGAGGAATTGTTTCTGCAGGGAGAAATAAGGAAACCGGAGAAAATTATTTTCCGGAACTTGAACTTGTCAGACTAACAATTCCGCGCAGAGTTTATACACAGGCACACATGGATGTAGTTGCCGAATCAGTAATTTCTGTTTACAAACACAGAAAAAAAATAAAAGGTCTGGAGATGATTTATGAACCTAAGTATCTTCGTTTTTTCCAGGCTAAATTTAAACCGATCTGA
- a CDS encoding cytochrome c: MSTEAVRGKLLYQKHNCTACHQIYGLGGYLGPDLTKVISSRAKNELVMSAMLRSGSQRMPNFNLNENEIIEIIAYLKYIDQVTILKSEVQ, from the coding sequence ATGAGTACCGAAGCAGTTAGGGGAAAGTTGTTGTATCAGAAACATAATTGCACTGCGTGTCATCAGATATATGGCTTAGGAGGATATCTTGGCCCTGATCTTACAAAGGTAATTTCAAGTCGGGCGAAGAATGAATTGGTTATGAGTGCAATGTTAAGATCCGGTTCTCAACGAATGCCGAATTTTAATCTCAACGAAAATGAGATCATTGAGATAATTGCATATTTGAAGTATATCGATCAAGTCACAATTTTAAAATCTGAAGTTCAATGA
- a CDS encoding DUF1905 domain-containing protein translates to MKKEKPLVDKKYIMQRMSGKGGWSYIEIKEISPDHKAHFGMVRVKGSIDSYELKQYNLMPMGNGNLFLPVKAEIRKKIKKEAGDLVHVKLYSDASPLVIPQELIDCMQEYPEALKFYNKLTESEKKQYLNWVYSAKHEDTKAERIVKMIDRLMLRKKFHEL, encoded by the coding sequence ATGAAAAAGGAAAAGCCATTAGTGGACAAAAAATATATAATGCAGAGAATGTCTGGAAAAGGTGGTTGGTCTTACATTGAGATCAAAGAAATAAGTCCTGATCATAAAGCACATTTTGGAATGGTTCGGGTAAAAGGCAGTATTGATAGTTATGAGTTGAAACAATACAATCTGATGCCAATGGGAAATGGAAATTTATTTTTACCTGTGAAAGCCGAGATCAGAAAGAAAATAAAGAAAGAAGCCGGTGATCTTGTTCACGTCAAACTTTATTCCGATGCGAGTCCATTGGTAATTCCTCAGGAACTTATTGATTGTATGCAAGAGTATCCCGAAGCATTAAAATTTTATAACAAGTTAACCGAAAGTGAAAAGAAGCAATATCTGAATTGGGTCTATTCTGCTAAACATGAAGACACCAAAGCTGAAAGGATTGTAAAAATGATTGATAGGTTGATGCTAAGAAAGAAGTTTCACGAATTGTAA
- a CDS encoding YafY family transcriptional regulator, which produces MNRFDRITAILIQLQSKKVVTAQEISDRFGVSLRTTYRDIRSLEEAGVPIVSEAGIGYSIMDGYRLPPVIFSRDEALSFVTAEKLMDRFSDHTSKKNFQSALFKVKAVLRSSEKESIARVDDKIAILHNSSIPDDKKSPLIFVMTGIESQCCISIEYLANHSLEKSQRLVEPVGVFHSGQHWHMIAFCRLRKDYRDFRLDRVQNISNTSEKFEKNHPDLKSFLNKITREREMTEVVINIQRSSYRFIGDQKYYNGFVSQIVKDEVVQMTFLAESVDGFARWFMMIGDVAEIVKPAILKKRVVALATTLLKRLE; this is translated from the coding sequence TAACAGCAATACTTATTCAGTTACAGAGTAAGAAAGTAGTAACAGCACAGGAGATCTCTGACAGGTTTGGCGTAAGTTTGCGTACAACATACCGGGACATTCGTTCATTGGAGGAAGCCGGAGTTCCAATTGTAAGTGAAGCCGGAATCGGATATTCAATCATGGATGGGTATCGGTTACCGCCTGTAATTTTTTCAAGAGACGAAGCACTTTCTTTTGTAACAGCAGAGAAATTGATGGACCGCTTTTCTGATCATACTTCAAAAAAGAATTTTCAATCGGCCTTATTTAAAGTAAAGGCAGTTCTCAGAAGCTCAGAAAAGGAATCGATTGCAAGAGTAGATGATAAGATTGCAATTTTACATAATTCAAGTATTCCTGATGACAAGAAGTCTCCGCTTATATTTGTAATGACAGGAATTGAAAGTCAATGTTGCATTTCTATTGAGTATCTCGCCAATCATTCACTGGAGAAATCTCAAAGACTGGTGGAACCCGTAGGAGTTTTTCATTCCGGACAGCATTGGCACATGATAGCTTTCTGCAGACTCAGAAAGGATTACAGAGATTTCCGGCTTGACAGGGTTCAGAATATTTCCAACACTTCTGAGAAATTTGAAAAGAACCACCCTGACCTTAAATCATTTCTCAATAAAATTACCAGAGAAAGAGAGATGACAGAAGTTGTTATTAATATTCAAAGAAGCAGTTACAGATTTATTGGTGATCAAAAATATTATAATGGATTTGTTTCGCAGATCGTGAAAGATGAAGTTGTACAAATGACATTTCTGGCAGAATCAGTTGATGGTTTTGCAAGATGGTTTATGATGATTGGCGACGTTGCTGAAATTGTGAAGCCTGCAATATTGAAAAAAAGAGTAGTAGCATTGGCAACTACTTTACTTAAGAGACTGGAGTAA